In a single window of the Tellurirhabdus bombi genome:
- a CDS encoding ComEC/Rec2 family competence protein → MHRWSAYPFVRYVTALSIGIIVCLYKKDNFSLALILTGVSGGSFLVTALFQRKGSFGRLVSGLSGLIFLAGLGWLVTYRHTASNDPTNLTHSQQPIRAYEGVVNTQAEQREKTFRLEVSVRRVRTDSSWQTASGTVLVYLDKNVAQKPRYGDVWLIRGSPKAVDPPRNPGQFNYKRFLAHRQIYHQQYVRPADRQVIGYAPASRLTALAFTVNAWADSVFTHHVGTGQEFAIVKAMILGVRDSIDPELQQAYSAAGAVHVLSVSGLHVGVLFAALTFLLGFLKNHDKGRYVFFALMLGLLWFYALMTGFSAPVLRSAFMFSLILLGQVLNRKHTMINTLAASAFLILLIDPFAITTAGFQLSYLAVGGLTLWQRPLYQSLRFENYWVDSLWKITSVALVAQLATFPLSVYYFHQFPTYFWLANPLVIPLSSLVLILAMALLAVSWIPLLSMLLGMGVYAAMWALNQSILLTEKLPYSVLKGLVLTPLELALLSALLLSLIVLLTERKKAWLWGALGCGSFLMASVSWTHQAQNRQRLTIVHAVPRNTVVAQVRGRSATIFSEKPLTVGSKEFSFNLQGTYDSLGVPVEAITFIRLSLPSH, encoded by the coding sequence ATGCATCGGTGGTCTGCTTATCCGTTTGTGCGGTATGTTACCGCTTTAAGTATAGGTATTATAGTATGCTTGTACAAAAAAGACAATTTCTCGCTTGCGTTGATTCTGACGGGCGTAAGTGGCGGCAGCTTCCTAGTGACTGCCTTGTTCCAGCGAAAGGGGAGCTTTGGGCGGCTGGTGAGCGGACTGAGTGGGTTGATTTTTCTGGCTGGATTAGGCTGGTTAGTGACCTATCGGCATACCGCTTCCAACGATCCAACCAATTTGACGCACAGCCAGCAACCGATTCGGGCCTACGAAGGGGTGGTCAATACGCAGGCTGAACAGCGGGAAAAAACCTTTCGGCTGGAAGTATCGGTGCGGCGGGTGCGTACCGACAGTTCCTGGCAGACCGCGAGCGGAACGGTATTGGTGTATCTGGATAAAAACGTCGCCCAGAAACCGCGCTACGGCGATGTCTGGCTGATTAGAGGAAGTCCCAAAGCGGTGGACCCGCCTCGAAATCCCGGTCAGTTTAATTACAAACGCTTTCTGGCGCATCGGCAGATTTATCACCAGCAGTACGTGCGGCCCGCCGACCGGCAGGTGATCGGCTACGCGCCCGCTTCTCGCCTGACTGCGCTGGCGTTTACGGTGAATGCCTGGGCGGACAGTGTATTTACGCACCATGTGGGAACAGGCCAGGAGTTTGCCATCGTGAAAGCCATGATTCTGGGCGTTCGTGATTCCATCGATCCAGAGTTGCAGCAGGCGTATTCCGCCGCCGGGGCCGTGCATGTTCTTTCGGTATCGGGTCTGCATGTGGGGGTACTTTTTGCTGCCCTGACGTTTCTGCTTGGGTTTCTGAAAAACCACGACAAAGGACGATACGTCTTTTTTGCCCTGATGCTTGGCCTGCTTTGGTTTTATGCGCTGATGACGGGTTTTTCGGCCCCCGTGCTGCGTTCGGCGTTTATGTTCAGCCTCATATTGCTGGGCCAGGTATTGAACCGAAAGCACACCATGATCAACACGCTGGCGGCATCGGCGTTTCTCATTTTGTTGATTGATCCATTCGCCATTACAACGGCGGGTTTTCAACTGTCTTACCTGGCGGTAGGTGGGCTAACCTTGTGGCAGCGGCCCCTGTACCAGTCGTTAAGATTTGAAAACTACTGGGTCGACTCGCTGTGGAAAATAACCTCCGTGGCTTTGGTAGCGCAGTTGGCCACGTTTCCGCTGAGCGTCTATTATTTTCACCAGTTTCCTACGTATTTCTGGCTGGCCAACCCGCTGGTGATTCCGCTTTCGTCGCTGGTTTTAATCCTGGCGATGGCTTTGCTGGCAGTTAGCTGGATTCCGCTTCTTTCCATGTTGCTCGGCATGGGGGTTTACGCGGCTATGTGGGCGCTAAACCAAAGCATTTTACTGACCGAAAAACTGCCTTATTCCGTTCTGAAGGGTCTGGTGCTGACGCCGCTGGAGCTTGCGTTGTTGTCGGCTTTGCTGCTGTCGCTTATCGTTCTGCTTACGGAGCGAAAGAAGGCGTGGTTATGGGGAGCTTTGGGCTGTGGTAGTTTCCTGATGGCATCGGTTAGCTGGACCCACCAGGCGCAGAACCGGCAGCGGCTGACCATCGTGCACGCCGTGCCCCGCAATACGGTGGTGGCGCAGGTGCGGGGACGGTCGGCAACAATTTTCTCCGAAAAGCCGTTGACCGTTGGGAGTAAAGAATTTTCGTTTAATCTTCAGGGAACGTACGATAGCTTGGGCGTTCCGGTGGAGGCCATTACATTTATCCGTTTATCTTTGCCGTCCCATTAA
- a CDS encoding TetR/AcrR family transcriptional regulator, which produces MEKLEKIRKAYTEYVLEHGTPPPSVYQFAKKQKITEGEFYEHYPSFEAIEADIWLAAFTQARQTVEGDDVYQTYSVREKLLAFYYTWIEVLKGQRSFFVFSYGRIRETSAQRGSPLAGRLGQRWMASSVWKPFKEAFYDFSRDLLAEGRESKEVEPRPFLSNRYADGLWTQTLLLLDFWINDVSKGFEKTDTAIEKSVNTAFDLIGRSPLDSLFDLAKFMYQNR; this is translated from the coding sequence ATGGAAAAACTGGAAAAAATCCGTAAAGCCTATACAGAATACGTGCTGGAACACGGCACCCCTCCGCCGTCCGTATACCAGTTTGCAAAAAAACAGAAAATCACTGAAGGAGAGTTCTACGAACACTATCCGTCCTTCGAAGCCATTGAAGCCGACATTTGGCTGGCGGCTTTTACGCAAGCCCGGCAGACGGTAGAAGGAGACGACGTGTACCAGACGTATTCGGTACGGGAAAAACTACTCGCCTTTTATTACACCTGGATTGAAGTCCTCAAAGGACAGCGCAGCTTCTTTGTCTTTAGCTACGGACGAATCCGGGAAACGAGTGCCCAGCGGGGATCTCCGTTAGCGGGGCGGCTGGGGCAACGCTGGATGGCCTCGTCCGTCTGGAAACCATTCAAAGAAGCCTTCTACGACTTTTCCCGGGATTTGCTGGCCGAAGGGCGCGAAAGCAAAGAGGTAGAGCCGCGTCCTTTTCTGTCCAATCGGTACGCCGATGGACTTTGGACCCAGACGCTTCTTCTGCTCGATTTCTGGATCAACGACGTTAGCAAAGGCTTCGAGAAAACCGACACGGCCATCGAAAAATCCGTGAATACCGCTTTCGATCTTATTGGCCGTTCGCCGCTGGACTCGCTTTTTGACCTGGCCAAATTCATGTACCAAAACAGGTAA
- a CDS encoding M43 family zinc metalloprotease, which produces MNAPKNSAFWTGLCFALSILTARAQSLSTEAVPQRCGTAIYEQLLRQRDPHRVADQKRLNELIQGVLRQKAATKSGARVGEVTYRIPVVVHVVHNNAAGTVGGANNPNISDEQIISQIQVLNDDYRRREGTRGFNTNPVGADTGIEFVLAKLDPSGNTSTGITRHYYPQQSTFDIYQDDLLLSQIAYWPSDRYLNLWVAPLRNDYLGYSQFPTAPAIPGISGERNELTDGVIIDYKNFGNATGTVTNPTYLYGRTATHEIGHWLGLLHTWGDAYCGEDYCEDTPPTESPNQTTQCTERFSTCNGVRTRNQIENYLDYSPDGCMNLFTKNQAERMRAVLEASPRRARLIRSVTVLPQPEQLTVNLSPNPNSKNEKTTLEVLFSGLSTFTVGIFDLLGRQVSAQQYTDSPSSAIDLPLHTFKNGVYLVKVTKGKETITRRLLIH; this is translated from the coding sequence ATGAACGCTCCGAAAAATAGTGCATTTTGGACAGGACTGTGCTTTGCGTTGTCAATTCTGACGGCCAGGGCGCAGTCTTTGTCTACGGAGGCGGTCCCGCAGCGTTGCGGGACCGCCATTTATGAACAGCTTCTTCGCCAGCGTGACCCCCACCGGGTGGCCGATCAAAAGCGATTGAATGAACTGATTCAGGGCGTGCTTCGCCAGAAAGCGGCCACTAAATCAGGGGCGCGGGTAGGCGAAGTAACGTACCGGATTCCGGTGGTGGTGCACGTGGTCCACAACAACGCGGCTGGAACGGTAGGCGGTGCCAATAATCCCAACATTTCGGATGAGCAGATCATTTCCCAGATTCAGGTACTGAACGACGATTACCGCCGACGGGAAGGAACCCGTGGCTTTAACACCAACCCGGTGGGAGCGGATACCGGCATTGAGTTTGTGCTGGCGAAGCTCGATCCCAGTGGGAACACCTCGACGGGCATTACCCGGCATTATTACCCCCAGCAAAGTACGTTTGATATTTACCAGGACGATTTGTTGCTGTCGCAGATTGCCTACTGGCCCAGCGACCGTTACCTGAATCTTTGGGTTGCCCCGCTGCGAAACGATTATTTGGGCTATTCCCAGTTTCCGACGGCTCCGGCCATTCCGGGCATAAGCGGCGAACGCAATGAACTGACCGATGGCGTTATCATCGATTACAAGAACTTTGGAAATGCAACCGGGACCGTAACCAATCCCACATATCTCTACGGGCGAACGGCAACGCACGAAATAGGCCACTGGCTGGGCTTGCTGCACACCTGGGGCGATGCATATTGTGGGGAGGATTATTGCGAAGACACGCCTCCCACGGAGAGCCCGAACCAAACTACCCAATGTACCGAACGGTTTTCGACCTGCAACGGCGTGCGGACCCGGAATCAGATCGAGAATTACCTGGACTATTCACCGGACGGCTGCATGAACCTGTTTACCAAAAACCAGGCCGAACGGATGCGCGCCGTCCTGGAAGCGAGCCCCCGGCGGGCCCGGCTGATCCGGTCGGTGACGGTTTTGCCCCAACCCGAGCAGTTGACGGTGAATCTGTCGCCCAATCCCAATTCGAAAAACGAGAAGACAACGCTGGAAGTTTTGTTTTCGGGCCTGAGCACCTTCACGGTCGGCATTTTTGATCTTCTGGGGCGACAAGTTAGTGCGCAGCAATACACCGATTCCCCCAGCTCAGCCATTGATTTGCCGTTACATACGTTTAAGAATGGCGTTTATCTGGTTAAAGTAACAAAGGGCAAGGAAACAATTACGCGGCGATTGCTGATCCATTGA
- a CDS encoding ABC1 kinase family protein, whose product MKTQNHIPTTKVARASQFVKAGIKVGGNYIKHYSKKLVQPDLPRDELHKDNAADIYDALSELKGSALKMAQMLSMDRNILPRAYVDKFTMSQYSAPPLSGPLVVKTFKTAFGKTPQQLFEQFEMNSVNAASIGQVHQAWKEGRKLAVKVQYPGVADSVSSDLRIAKPLAISLLGLNERDIDRYMGEVESKLLEETDYELELRRSVHISEACAHIEGLVFPVYYPELSSKRILTMDWLEGLHLRDFLKTNPSQEVRDQLGQLLWDFYDFQIHHLRQVHADPHPGNFLMRADGTLGVIDFGCVKEIPEFFYDNYFRLINSDTLEDEALTREIFHNLEFIVSEDSPREQAFFTDLFKQMTAMLGEPFNAATFDFGDDAYFDRVYAFADSLSKVDELKNSKVARGSQHGLYINRTYFGLYSMLNELKARIVTKRPDWLKPKNLEPELH is encoded by the coding sequence ATGAAGACGCAAAATCATATTCCGACGACGAAGGTTGCGCGGGCCAGTCAGTTTGTGAAAGCCGGGATAAAAGTCGGTGGAAACTACATAAAGCATTACAGCAAAAAGCTGGTTCAGCCCGATTTGCCGAGGGATGAATTGCATAAAGACAATGCCGCCGATATTTACGACGCCCTCAGTGAACTGAAGGGGAGCGCGTTAAAGATGGCGCAGATGTTGAGCATGGACCGGAACATTCTGCCGCGTGCCTACGTCGATAAATTTACCATGTCGCAGTACTCGGCTCCGCCGCTGTCGGGGCCCCTGGTGGTGAAAACCTTCAAAACGGCTTTCGGCAAGACGCCCCAGCAGCTTTTTGAGCAGTTCGAGATGAATTCGGTCAATGCGGCTTCCATCGGTCAGGTACACCAGGCCTGGAAGGAAGGCAGGAAGCTGGCCGTAAAGGTGCAGTATCCGGGCGTGGCCGATTCGGTGAGTTCGGACCTGCGGATTGCCAAACCACTGGCCATTTCGCTGCTGGGCCTCAACGAGCGGGACATTGACCGGTACATGGGCGAAGTGGAATCGAAATTGCTGGAGGAAACGGATTACGAACTGGAACTGCGCCGGTCGGTGCACATCTCGGAAGCCTGCGCCCATATCGAGGGGTTGGTTTTTCCGGTTTATTACCCCGAATTGTCCAGCAAACGAATCCTGACGATGGACTGGCTGGAAGGCTTGCATTTGCGGGATTTTCTGAAAACGAATCCCTCCCAGGAAGTGCGCGATCAGCTGGGGCAATTGCTGTGGGATTTCTACGATTTTCAGATTCACCACTTGCGGCAGGTGCACGCCGATCCGCATCCGGGAAATTTTCTGATGCGGGCCGATGGTACCCTGGGCGTAATTGACTTTGGCTGCGTTAAAGAGATTCCGGAGTTTTTTTACGACAATTATTTCCGGCTCATCAATAGCGATACACTTGAGGATGAGGCGCTGACGCGAGAAATTTTCCATAACCTGGAGTTTATCGTATCGGAAGATAGTCCCCGCGAGCAGGCATTCTTTACCGATCTGTTCAAGCAAATGACCGCCATGCTGGGCGAACCCTTCAACGCCGCCACTTTTGATTTTGGCGACGATGCTTATTTTGATCGGGTGTATGCGTTTGCCGACAGCCTGTCGAAGGTAGACGAGCTGAAAAACTCGAAAGTAGCGCGGGGTTCGCAACACGGGTTGTACATTAATCGTACCTATTTTGGGCTTTATT
- a CDS encoding GNAT family N-acetyltransferase — translation MIAVTQVTQPDDLKKVFAIREAVFVNEQQVAAEDEYDEYENSSRHFMAWCEGEPCGTARWRSTSNGIKLERFAVLRAFRGKGVGRALVKAVLDDVFSLQPEPIEKIYLHAQITAMPLYASFGFKAVGEQFDECGIQHYKMVLPSSAYPI, via the coding sequence ATGATTGCAGTTACTCAGGTTACCCAGCCCGATGATTTAAAAAAGGTCTTTGCCATTCGGGAGGCTGTTTTTGTTAATGAACAGCAGGTTGCGGCGGAAGACGAATACGATGAATACGAGAACAGCAGCCGTCACTTTATGGCCTGGTGCGAGGGAGAACCCTGCGGAACGGCCCGCTGGCGTTCCACTTCCAACGGCATTAAACTGGAGCGTTTCGCAGTTCTGCGTGCATTCAGGGGCAAAGGCGTAGGCCGGGCCCTGGTCAAAGCCGTACTGGACGATGTATTTAGCCTGCAACCGGAACCCATCGAAAAAATTTACCTGCACGCCCAAATTACGGCCATGCCCCTCTACGCGTCTTTTGGCTTCAAGGCCGTGGGCGAGCAATTCGACGAGTGTGGCATCCAGCACTATAAAATGGTATTACCTTCCTCGGCTTATCCCATCTAA
- the rlmD gene encoding 23S rRNA (uracil(1939)-C(5))-methyltransferase RlmD: protein MRRKHNKTEERLTGVQIDDVAAEGKCLVRTPEGVIFVETRPGGPVAAPGDVVDLLVVNKKKQYREAIVERIHNYSEIRAEPFCPHFGLCGGCKWQHIQYDEQLRFKRQQVVDHLTRIGKVELPEIRPTMPSQSTTYYRNKLEFTCTEGRWLTDADIRSGVQLEKRVVGFHVPKRFDKVLPIEHCYLQPDPSNAIRLAVADYAIRNDLTMYNLKTHEGYLRTLIIRTASNGQLMVTVQVAYDKPEWLDGILAFLIRSFPTITSLNYIINTKKNDSYQDQQVITAHGKPYMEEQMEDSSGQPLTFRIGPKSFYQTNTEQANRLYAVTREWAGLTGNELVYDLYTGTGTIALFVARQAKRVLGIEYVEAAVEDARINAQVNNITNAEFLAGDMQKLLTPELFGKYGRPDVVITDPPRAGMDEAVTRNLLVAAPQRIVYVSCNSATQARDLAILDELYQVKDVQPVDMFPHTHHVENIAVLEKRS from the coding sequence ATGCGTAGGAAACACAATAAAACAGAAGAGCGACTAACAGGAGTTCAAATAGATGATGTAGCCGCAGAAGGGAAATGCCTGGTGCGGACGCCCGAAGGGGTTATTTTTGTTGAGACCCGTCCGGGCGGACCCGTGGCTGCCCCCGGCGATGTGGTAGACCTGCTGGTTGTCAATAAGAAAAAGCAATACCGGGAAGCCATTGTCGAGCGGATACATAATTATTCGGAGATTCGGGCAGAACCGTTTTGTCCGCACTTTGGCTTGTGTGGGGGCTGTAAATGGCAGCATATTCAATACGACGAGCAACTGCGTTTCAAGCGCCAGCAGGTGGTTGATCACCTGACGCGCATTGGTAAAGTCGAATTGCCGGAAATCCGGCCCACCATGCCGTCTCAATCGACCACGTATTACCGCAACAAACTTGAATTTACGTGCACCGAAGGCCGTTGGCTGACCGATGCCGACATTCGCTCAGGCGTGCAGTTGGAGAAGCGCGTCGTCGGTTTCCACGTGCCGAAGCGGTTTGATAAAGTATTGCCCATCGAGCATTGCTATCTGCAACCGGATCCGTCCAACGCCATCCGTCTGGCCGTGGCTGATTACGCCATTCGGAACGACTTGACGATGTATAACCTCAAAACGCACGAAGGGTATCTGCGGACGCTGATTATCCGAACGGCCTCCAACGGGCAATTGATGGTAACGGTGCAGGTGGCGTATGATAAACCCGAATGGCTCGACGGCATTCTGGCGTTTTTGATCCGGTCTTTTCCGACCATTACATCGCTGAATTACATCATCAATACCAAAAAAAATGACTCCTATCAGGACCAGCAGGTCATTACGGCTCACGGAAAGCCCTACATGGAGGAGCAGATGGAAGACAGCAGCGGGCAACCGCTGACGTTCCGCATTGGCCCCAAGTCGTTCTACCAGACCAATACCGAGCAGGCCAATCGCCTGTACGCCGTTACGCGGGAATGGGCGGGCCTGACGGGCAATGAGTTGGTGTATGACTTGTATACCGGTACCGGTACCATTGCGCTGTTCGTGGCGCGTCAGGCCAAACGGGTGCTGGGCATCGAATACGTCGAGGCCGCCGTGGAAGATGCCCGGATCAACGCCCAGGTGAACAACATCACCAACGCGGAGTTTCTGGCGGGGGACATGCAAAAACTACTCACGCCGGAATTATTCGGCAAATACGGACGCCCGGACGTGGTGATTACCGATCCGCCGCGTGCGGGCATGGACGAAGCGGTAACGCGTAACCTGTTGGTGGCTGCGCCGCAACGGATTGTGTACGTAAGCTGCAACTCGGCTACGCAGGCCCGTGATTTGGCGATTCTGGACGAGTTGTATCAGGTAAAAGACGTGCAACCGGTGGATATGTTCCCCCACACGCACCACGTAGAAAACATTGCCGTGCTGGAGAAACGAAGCTAA
- a CDS encoding YajQ family cyclic di-GMP-binding protein — MASFDIVSKVDLQTLDNAVNVAVKEIGTRYDLRSSKTTVELDKKAPNIRIETDNEMNLKSIEDILLTRIVKQGLDGRCLDFSVDATPAGSRLRKDLKVRQGLDKDQQRKVLKIIKDQYPKVTAQAMEDQVRVSSKKIDELQAVIALLRRSVEEVPLQFVNMKS; from the coding sequence ATGGCATCATTTGATATCGTCAGTAAAGTAGATCTGCAAACGTTAGACAATGCGGTAAACGTCGCCGTCAAAGAAATCGGGACCCGATACGATTTGCGCAGCAGCAAAACCACGGTTGAACTGGACAAAAAAGCGCCAAACATCCGGATTGAGACGGATAACGAAATGAATCTGAAATCGATCGAGGATATTTTATTGACCCGAATTGTGAAACAAGGGCTGGATGGTCGCTGTCTGGATTTTAGCGTGGACGCAACGCCTGCGGGCAGCCGGCTGCGTAAAGACCTGAAAGTACGGCAGGGATTGGACAAAGACCAGCAGCGTAAAGTACTGAAAATCATTAAAGACCAGTATCCTAAAGTAACGGCTCAGGCGATGGAGGACCAGGTTCGGGTCAGCAGTAAAAAAATCGATGAGCTGCAAGCGGTCATTGCGCTGTTGCGTCGTTCGGTAGAAGAAGTTCCGCTGCAATTTGTCAACATGAAAAGCTAA
- a CDS encoding PhoH family protein: protein MVEKVITLDNVSLIDFLGVENNNIKEVAAAFPMSKIISRGNEIRIKGTTPEITRITDILDSLLEHYLRYGKLTNEHVRSFLNRPDAASAPTEPTDDDVLVYGTKGVIVRAKTANQQKLVDTAAKYDLVFAVGPAGTGKTYTAVALAVRALKNKEVRKIIITRPAVEAGENLGFLPGDLKEKIDPYLRPIYDALDDMIPAEKLKFYIENRIIEIAPLAYMRGRTLNHAFILLDEAQNTTPMQMKMFLTRMGPTSKAIITGDRSQVDLPKNQRSGLIEAVEILKDINGIAFVELDGRDVVRHRLVKEIISAYERSEK, encoded by the coding sequence TTGGTTGAAAAAGTAATTACACTCGACAATGTGTCACTGATAGACTTTCTAGGTGTCGAGAATAACAACATCAAGGAAGTGGCGGCGGCCTTTCCGATGAGTAAAATTATTTCGCGGGGAAACGAAATCCGAATCAAAGGAACAACCCCCGAAATTACCCGCATTACGGACATCCTGGACTCGTTGCTGGAGCATTACCTGCGCTATGGCAAACTGACGAATGAGCATGTGCGCAGTTTCCTGAATCGGCCTGACGCGGCTTCGGCCCCAACGGAGCCAACCGACGATGACGTGCTGGTGTATGGAACCAAAGGAGTTATTGTGCGGGCCAAAACGGCTAATCAGCAGAAATTAGTCGATACGGCGGCCAAGTATGACCTTGTTTTTGCGGTTGGACCGGCGGGGACGGGGAAAACGTACACGGCCGTTGCGCTGGCGGTCCGGGCTTTGAAAAACAAAGAGGTTCGGAAAATCATCATTACCCGGCCAGCCGTTGAAGCGGGCGAAAACCTTGGTTTTTTGCCGGGTGATCTGAAAGAGAAAATCGATCCGTATCTGCGGCCGATTTATGACGCGCTTGATGACATGATCCCGGCGGAAAAACTCAAATTTTACATTGAGAACCGGATTATCGAAATTGCGCCGCTGGCTTACATGCGCGGACGAACGCTCAATCACGCATTTATCTTACTCGATGAGGCGCAGAATACGACGCCGATGCAGATGAAAATGTTTTTGACGCGGATGGGTCCTACCTCGAAAGCCATCATAACGGGTGACCGCTCGCAGGTTGACTTACCAAAAAACCAGCGTTCTGGTCTCATTGAAGCGGTTGAAATTTTGAAAGACATCAACGGTATAGCCTTTGTGGAGCTCGACGGACGCGACGTGGTTCGGCACCGGCTCGTGAAAGAGATCATCTCAGCGTATGAACGCTCCGAAAAATAG
- the dnaB gene encoding replicative DNA helicase, which translates to MENGRPNNSPYRKTPGSIRDRRMSDGTNQYLAPTGFGKLPPQALDLEEAVLGALMIEKDALSAVVDILKPDSFYKEAHQRIYNAILTLFGNSEPVDLLTVKTQLAKSGDLEIAGGAGYIVELTGKIASAANIEYHARVIAEAAIKRALISAATEILRDAYEDSQDVFNLLDRVEQELFRISESNIRKNYADMGSIMRMALDELEQKKNNRDGLTGVPSGFSALDRVTAGWQRSELIILAARPGMGKTAFVVSALRNAAVDFGQPVAIFSLEMSSVQLVNRLISAEAEIDSEKIKKGNLAPHEWAQLHHKIQRLTEAPIFIDDTPALSILELRAKCRRLKAQHDIQMVVIDYLQLMSGDSSKGTGNREQEIASISRALKNLAKELNVPVIALSQLSRAVETRGGDKKPQLSDLRESGSIEQDADMVIFLYRPEYYGITADEAGNPTTSMGEVIMAKNRSGSLDTVQLRFIGKYTKFADMDGYFMPPTNPASPFGPSGGFDNNTSGLSNFESGGGGIIKSKANNLSGGFGNIDPNQPTPF; encoded by the coding sequence ATGGAAAACGGACGTCCCAATAACTCCCCTTACCGAAAGACTCCCGGCTCAATTCGCGACCGCCGAATGTCCGACGGAACCAATCAATACCTGGCCCCAACCGGATTCGGCAAGCTACCTCCACAGGCGCTGGATCTGGAAGAAGCGGTGCTGGGCGCGTTGATGATTGAAAAAGATGCGCTCTCCGCAGTCGTTGATATTCTGAAACCCGATAGTTTTTATAAAGAAGCACACCAGCGGATTTATAATGCCATTCTGACCCTTTTTGGAAACTCAGAACCAGTTGACCTGCTGACGGTGAAAACCCAGCTGGCCAAAAGTGGTGATCTGGAGATCGCGGGCGGGGCGGGCTACATCGTTGAGCTGACGGGCAAAATTGCGTCGGCGGCCAACATCGAATACCACGCCCGGGTCATTGCCGAAGCAGCCATCAAACGGGCGCTGATTTCGGCGGCTACCGAAATTCTGCGGGACGCGTACGAAGACTCCCAGGATGTCTTTAACCTCCTCGACCGGGTTGAACAAGAGCTTTTCCGGATTTCCGAGTCCAACATCCGGAAGAACTACGCCGACATGGGCAGCATCATGCGGATGGCCTTGGACGAACTGGAACAAAAGAAAAACAACCGCGACGGCTTAACGGGCGTTCCTTCTGGATTCAGCGCCCTCGACCGCGTCACGGCGGGCTGGCAACGCTCCGAACTCATCATCCTGGCTGCCCGGCCTGGTATGGGTAAAACCGCCTTTGTGGTCAGTGCCCTGCGCAACGCCGCCGTTGACTTTGGCCAGCCCGTTGCCATTTTCTCCCTAGAGATGTCGTCGGTGCAGCTCGTCAATCGGTTGATTTCGGCGGAAGCGGAAATTGACAGTGAAAAAATCAAAAAAGGCAATTTGGCCCCGCACGAATGGGCGCAGTTGCACCATAAAATTCAGCGCCTCACGGAAGCGCCCATTTTCATTGACGACACCCCAGCCCTGTCCATTCTGGAGCTACGGGCCAAGTGCCGCCGTCTGAAAGCCCAGCACGACATTCAAATGGTGGTTATTGACTACCTGCAGCTCATGTCGGGCGATTCGAGTAAGGGAACTGGCAACCGGGAGCAGGAAATCGCCTCGATTTCGCGGGCGCTCAAAAACCTGGCGAAGGAACTAAACGTGCCTGTCATTGCCCTGTCGCAGTTGAGCCGGGCCGTGGAAACGCGGGGTGGCGACAAGAAACCTCAACTTTCTGACCTTCGGGAATCGGGGTCTATTGAGCAGGATGCCGATATGGTTATCTTCTTATACCGTCCTGAATACTATGGAATTACGGCCGATGAAGCAGGTAACCCAACCACCAGCATGGGCGAAGTCATTATGGCTAAAAACCGGAGTGGTTCGCTGGATACAGTGCAGCTGCGGTTTATCGGTAAATACACCAAATTTGCGGACATGGATGGGTATTTCATGCCGCCGACCAACCCCGCCAGTCCTTTCGGGCCATCTGGCGGCTTTGACAACAACACGTCCGGTTTGAGTAATTTTGAGAGCGGTGGCGGCGGCATTATCAAAAGCAAGGCCAATAATCTTTCCGGTGGCTTTGGCAACATCGACCCGAACCAGCCGACTCCGTTTTAA